The segment TTCCTTTTTTTCAAAGGATCTCTTATTACTATCAACATTTCTTTCTTCATCTGTCATTAtactcttttttttttttttttcatgttttatttcgtcattatcatatttattgttTCTATGATTTTTATCCACTGATGAGGAGCTTTCCTCTTCACTTTTATAAGTACTATCGGTGGGACTATTGATATCATAAGAGgtatttatttctttatatttagaatggtattttttattatgtttgTCATGTTTATCGTGTTTGTCATGTTTATCGTGTTTGTCATGTTTATCGTgtttatcatatttatcgcgtttatcatatttatcGTGTTTATCGTATTTATCGTGTTTATGGTGTTTATCACGTTTATAGAATTTACCATActtatcatatttttcgTCCTTATCACACTTATTATCACTTTCTATgtcatcttttttttttgttggtgactcattcatttttttctcttcaAAGGATTCCCtttttatactttttcTATTAGTTGTAATAATATCGTCGTCAAAAACaaattcattattattttgtttttgtatattttgttttgaAATTGAAGAACCAAATTTGAGTATTcctttatttaaaatttgttcatcataattatataatgatttatCTACTTTGTTGTTTTCATATGTttgtgtttttttatttttatctatatcttgttgaaaataatatgattcTTCTTGTAATTTTTCTCTtagatttatattttctttcgctatattatatatttttttagaaaactgtaattcttttaaatcTTTTCCTTCTAATTTTACAGTactatataataattcatcatctaataatttcttcgttatatctaatttttctttttctctttcttttaaatattttctcctagcatctttttttaaatattcaatgtattcttcattattctttaattttttattcctACCTTTTTGATATtctaaatataaagaataagAATCTTTTCCTTTACTTTCcaatatatcattttcttctccgtctgtttttatttttttttttgattcATCATTATCTGTAAATTCAATTGATCTCTTATGTAAATCACTTTTTTCATTCATTATGTCATAAAGGAAATAAGAACAAAAAGTTTTAATGAgccaaaaaaaataaaaataaagcaataaatacacatatatatatatatatatatatatatacatatatatgtatgtatatttttatttcttcattttgtaACTTCTTtcacacatatatatatatatatatataatatatatataatatatatgcacTTAATATgtacacaaaaaaaaaaaaaaaaatatttacttcaaataatcatttaatataatatttatattatatataataatagcatattataataatcatatatataaaataattatttatattattattatttatataggTTATCctttcatatttattatattattatttcacagtaatttatatgtatcaaaaagaaagtaaaaaaaaaataaggtattatcacatatttttaattatataatcataaaattactaatatattaaataactataatattaaaagtttatttatataagtattatattatatatatatatatatatatatataaggccagaatattaaaatgataattaaaaaataaaagaaatatataaaataattaggattataattataaaaatagtaGTTTCctaaaataaaaaaatatttatattatgacgggcttataaaaaatatatgaacatataaatttttattatatttgataaggactatttacatatatttaaatgaacatatgagtatatatatatatatatatattatatatattatataattataaatatatagacgcttttgtatatatataatatatatataatataattataataaaacataaatatatatattataaattaattcagaaatattacttttgttacaatataaaattattccCATCTAATAATAAAGGGTGGGaggaaatataatatatatatatatataagtttttttttttttttttttttcttatgtaagaataaattcattttattttacaatTGTTTCCCATTTCTAATACAGGaatgtatttttttgtttttaatatatataaataaaaatggaaaacggggaaaaatagaaaaaaaaaaaaaaaatgtaagaactatatatatatatatatatatatatatatatataatataatataatatataaaatatttatgctattaaatattatagaatatataatttttttttttaatttttaaaggacgtataaatatatacataatatatatttatatatattccatTTAAAAACagttttaattttataaagattcatatataatatatatatatatatatatgaaacCTTTTATGTCcatttatttgtttaaattattaatttaagaaatgtaatcataaatataattatattttgtgtatttatattttaattatccaatgtttaaaaaaaagaaaagaaaagaaagttcattaataatattacatattttgtttttttacatatattcttttataatatatatgtgtgttcataccaaaaaaaaaaaaaaaaaatattacatatatatatatatatatatatatatataatatatatactttatgaagttttatatattatactatataaataacaataatatatgtttatattatgtattttatcTAAATATGTGTGCACTCGTTAATTTTTTTGGgggataaaaatataataaaatataaaatatattatatatattgacATGAATATATGCTTTGTATTTATACCCTATTaagtataataaaaaataattattgttctcgtaatatatatatattatataaaacacATTCTTGGAgtctttttatttttatttcattatttgttctcgtaaaataatataatataatatcatttttacattttaatatgaTCCCATCCATCTATAATAAAACCCTTTGAAATGTcttctatttttatattgtttttttgtcctatattgaaaaaaaataagtacaatataaaatatatattatttataaaattataacaaatataatcGGTGAATAGGCaagattatatatatatatatatatatatatgttgatacatagttattatattattttccacattatgattatattattatttttgtttttttcttattcctttttataCCTACAACGGTCAACTCTTTGTGTTTTCTTACGAGGTcttagaaaataaaaaggcGAAAAAAACATTggtataataatattttgtaaattgaaggaattttttaaaaaaatggtCTCATTTAATGATAGCAAcatgatatataatatgtatgtgtgtgttaatatatgaacCCTCAAgtgtaataaaaataaataaatatataaatataaaaaaatatatgtatatatatatattatttaatatattattaaaatggaatattttatcagtactctaaattattatatatacacatttataataatttttcttatgattaaaatttaaaaataaatta is part of the Plasmodium reichenowi strain SY57 chromosome 12, whole genome shotgun sequence genome and harbors:
- a CDS encoding hypothetical protein (conserved Plasmodium protein, unknown function), which gives rise to MLLSLNETIFLKNSFNLQNIIIPMFFSPFYFLRPRKKTQRVDRCRTKKQYKNRRHFKGFYYRWMGSY